One Actinosynnema pretiosum DNA segment encodes these proteins:
- a CDS encoding DUF3800 domain-containing protein — MHQVNPTTPALRAYVDETGDRGFGPSASRLFGLCAVLVPDELDHELRRTVRELRTGFGIPEGHALHWADHLRARNHDRRRHAAKSLSEVPGVQLIYVLVDKRALAPASDVHGDAALTYTRTTQLLFERIAVAARTWPGGHRRVIAEISHTRGHDHPTTLKHIGALSPHDGFSWRLATSKITVRGAADRDGLQAADLYLGMFNAAITPDKYGNHSDEYLVECLHQVHRDPLGRMLGRGFTVLGQDSLITGQPWWPSSEGRGLPTEPEAAASTEAEGAGRPGPSGGSPRLREEP, encoded by the coding sequence ATGCACCAAGTCAACCCGACCACACCGGCACTCCGGGCGTATGTCGACGAGACCGGCGATCGCGGGTTCGGCCCCTCGGCTTCCCGGTTGTTCGGCCTGTGCGCCGTGCTGGTCCCGGACGAACTGGACCACGAACTCCGCCGGACCGTCCGGGAACTGCGAACCGGTTTCGGCATCCCGGAAGGCCACGCCCTGCACTGGGCGGACCACCTGCGCGCGCGCAACCACGACCGGCGTCGCCACGCGGCCAAGAGCCTGTCCGAGGTGCCCGGCGTCCAACTGATCTACGTCCTGGTCGACAAGCGGGCGCTCGCCCCCGCGTCGGACGTGCACGGCGACGCCGCGCTGACCTACACCAGGACCACCCAACTGCTGTTCGAGCGAATCGCGGTGGCCGCCCGGACGTGGCCCGGCGGACACCGGCGGGTAATAGCGGAAATCTCCCACACCCGAGGGCACGACCACCCCACGACGCTAAAGCACATCGGCGCGCTCTCCCCCCACGACGGCTTTTCGTGGCGGCTCGCGACGTCGAAGATCACCGTCAGGGGAGCGGCCGATCGGGACGGCCTTCAAGCCGCGGACCTCTACCTCGGGATGTTCAACGCGGCGATTACCCCGGACAAGTACGGGAACCACAGCGACGAGTACCTGGTGGAGTGCTTGCACCAGGTGCACCGGGACCCGCTCGGGCGGATGCTCGGCCGCGGTTTCACCGTCCTGGGACAGGACTCGCTCATCACCGGGCAGCCCTGGTGGCCGTCGTCCGAAGGACGAGGGCTCCCCACGGAGCCCGAGGCCGCTGCGTCCACCGAGGCGGAAGGGGCCGGTCGACCCGGTCCAAGCGGTGGTTCCCCGCGACTCCGTGAAGAGCCGTAG
- a CDS encoding valine--tRNA ligase has protein sequence MTEKPSAPQRPELPPAWNPAEVEAGLYERWVERGYFTADADSDKPPFTIVLPPPNVNGSLHMGHALNHSVMDALSRRRRMQGYEVLWLPGTDHAGIATQTAVERALASEGVSRHDLGREKFVERVWEWREEVGGRILGQMRRLGDGVDWSRVRFTMDEGLSRSVQTIFKKLFDDGLIYRAERIINWCPRCQTALSDIEVDHSDDDGELVSIRYGEGDRSIVVATTRAETMLGDTAVAVHPEDERYRHLVGTEVEVPLTGRFVPVVADEHVDPEFGTGAVKVTPAHDPNDFEIGQRHDLPAITVMDGRGNITAKGPFEGLDRFEARPAVVAALREQGRIVAEKRPYQHSVGHCSRCDTVIEPRLSMQWWVKVEPLARAAAEAVRDGRTTIHPPELAKRYFDWVENLNDWCISRQLWWGHRIPVWYGPNDKIVCVGPDEEPPSGEGWTQDEDVLDTWFSSGLWPFSTLGWPAQTADLAKFYPTSVLSTGYDILFFWVVRMMMFGLYAMDGKQPFDHVFLHGLIRDAHGKKMSKSRGNGIDPLDWMDSYGADATRFTLLRGANPGSDLALAEEWAAGSRNFTTKLWNATRFALGNGANVERPLPDRSELTDVDRWVLDLLDGLITEVDAQFEAFQFSRISDALYKFTWDEFCDWYLELAKVQIAEGGERAESTRLVLGHVLDKLLRLLHPLTPFVTEVLWTTLTGGESLVVAEWPKASGAQVDAGAARRVEGVKKLVTEIRRFRSDQGLKPGQKVGGAVLGADEVDLAGLVESVRSLTRMTAPGEGFTASVSLDVGLPGGTVKVELDLSGAVDVVAERKRLSKDLAAAQKEQAQCQGKLGNAAFTAKAPADVVAKIQGRLEAASAEIERINARLATLPEA, from the coding sequence GTGACTGAGAAGCCCTCCGCACCCCAGCGTCCCGAACTCCCGCCGGCGTGGAACCCCGCCGAGGTAGAGGCGGGGCTCTACGAGCGGTGGGTCGAGCGCGGGTACTTCACCGCCGACGCGGACAGCGACAAGCCGCCCTTCACCATCGTCCTGCCGCCGCCCAACGTCAACGGCAGCCTGCACATGGGCCACGCCCTCAACCACAGCGTCATGGACGCCCTGTCCCGGCGCCGCCGGATGCAGGGCTACGAGGTGCTGTGGCTGCCCGGCACCGACCACGCGGGCATCGCCACCCAGACCGCCGTGGAGCGCGCGCTCGCGAGCGAGGGCGTGTCCCGGCACGACCTGGGCCGCGAGAAGTTCGTGGAGCGGGTCTGGGAGTGGCGCGAGGAGGTCGGCGGTCGCATCCTCGGCCAGATGCGCCGCCTCGGCGACGGCGTCGACTGGTCCCGCGTCCGGTTCACCATGGACGAGGGCCTGTCCCGCTCGGTGCAGACCATCTTCAAGAAGCTGTTCGACGACGGCCTCATCTACCGCGCCGAGCGCATCATCAACTGGTGCCCGCGCTGCCAGACGGCGCTGTCGGACATCGAGGTCGACCACTCCGACGACGACGGCGAGCTGGTGTCCATCCGCTACGGCGAGGGCGACCGCTCGATCGTCGTGGCGACCACGCGCGCCGAGACGATGCTCGGCGACACCGCCGTGGCCGTGCACCCCGAGGACGAGCGCTACCGGCACCTGGTCGGCACCGAGGTCGAGGTGCCGCTGACCGGCAGGTTCGTGCCCGTCGTCGCCGACGAGCACGTGGACCCGGAGTTCGGCACCGGCGCGGTCAAGGTCACCCCCGCGCACGACCCCAACGACTTCGAGATCGGCCAGCGGCACGACCTGCCCGCCATCACCGTCATGGACGGCCGGGGCAACATCACCGCGAAGGGCCCGTTCGAGGGGCTGGACCGGTTCGAGGCGCGCCCTGCGGTCGTGGCCGCGCTGCGCGAGCAGGGCCGGATCGTCGCCGAGAAGCGCCCGTACCAGCACAGCGTGGGCCACTGCTCGCGCTGCGACACGGTCATCGAGCCGCGCCTGTCCATGCAGTGGTGGGTCAAGGTCGAGCCGCTGGCCAGGGCCGCCGCCGAGGCCGTGCGCGACGGCCGCACCACCATCCACCCGCCGGAGCTGGCCAAGCGCTACTTCGACTGGGTGGAGAACCTCAACGACTGGTGCATCTCGCGCCAGCTGTGGTGGGGCCACCGCATCCCGGTCTGGTACGGCCCGAACGACAAGATCGTGTGCGTCGGCCCCGACGAGGAGCCGCCGTCGGGCGAGGGCTGGACGCAGGACGAGGACGTGCTCGACACGTGGTTCTCCTCGGGCCTGTGGCCGTTCTCCACGCTCGGCTGGCCCGCGCAGACCGCCGACCTGGCGAAGTTCTACCCGACCAGCGTGCTGTCCACCGGCTACGACATCCTGTTCTTCTGGGTCGTCCGGATGATGATGTTCGGCCTGTACGCGATGGACGGCAAGCAGCCGTTCGACCACGTGTTCCTGCACGGGCTCATCCGCGACGCGCACGGCAAGAAGATGTCCAAGTCGCGCGGCAACGGCATCGACCCGCTGGACTGGATGGACTCCTACGGCGCCGACGCCACCCGGTTCACCCTGCTGCGCGGGGCGAACCCCGGCTCCGACCTCGCGCTCGCCGAGGAGTGGGCGGCCGGGTCCCGCAACTTCACCACGAAGCTGTGGAACGCCACCCGGTTCGCGCTGGGCAACGGCGCGAACGTGGAGCGCCCGCTGCCCGACCGGTCCGAGCTGACCGACGTCGACCGCTGGGTGCTCGACCTGCTCGACGGCCTGATCACCGAGGTGGACGCCCAGTTCGAGGCGTTCCAGTTCTCCCGGATCAGCGACGCGCTCTACAAGTTCACCTGGGACGAGTTCTGCGACTGGTACCTGGAGCTGGCCAAGGTCCAGATCGCCGAGGGCGGCGAGCGGGCCGAGTCCACCCGCCTGGTGCTCGGGCACGTCCTGGACAAGCTGCTGCGGCTGCTGCACCCGCTGACCCCGTTCGTCACCGAGGTGCTGTGGACCACGCTCACCGGCGGCGAGTCGCTGGTGGTCGCCGAGTGGCCGAAGGCGAGCGGCGCGCAGGTCGACGCGGGCGCGGCGCGGCGGGTGGAGGGCGTGAAGAAGCTCGTCACCGAGATCCGCCGGTTCCGCTCCGACCAGGGCCTCAAGCCCGGCCAGAAGGTCGGCGGCGCGGTGCTCGGCGCGGACGAGGTCGACCTGGCCGGTCTGGTCGAGTCGGTGCGCTCGCTCACCAGGATGACCGCGCCGGGCGAGGGCTTCACCGCCTCGGTGTCGCTGGACGTCGGCCTGCCCGGCGGCACGGTGAAGGTGGAGCTGGACCTGTCCGGCGCCGTCGACGTGGTCGCCGAGCGCAAGCGGCTGTCCAAGGACCTCGCGGCGGCGCAGAAGGAGCAGGCCCAGTGCCAGGGCAAGCTCGGCAACGCCGCGTTCACCGCGAAGGCGCCCGCCGACGTGGTCGCCAAGATCCAGGGCCGGTTGGAGGCCGCGAGCGCCGAGATCGAGCGCATCAACGCCCGCCTGGCCACACTGCCGGAGGCGTGA
- a CDS encoding DUF4233 domain-containing protein: MTTPAAPAPAPKKDPMKSFRGIMAGTLILEAIVTALALPVVANLGGGVSTGTGYLVLALILAFVGTCALLKHPWVVWLIIALHVVMVAGIVLMTALGAVGIMFSLVWAYLLWLRHDVTKRMAEGRLPSQQQAAQAQAEQAAAWKSGEQPKP; encoded by the coding sequence ATGACGACCCCGGCGGCCCCGGCGCCAGCCCCCAAGAAGGACCCGATGAAGTCCTTCCGGGGCATCATGGCGGGAACCCTGATCCTGGAGGCCATCGTCACCGCGCTGGCCCTGCCGGTGGTGGCGAACCTCGGCGGCGGCGTCAGCACCGGCACCGGCTACCTGGTGCTGGCCCTGATCCTGGCGTTCGTGGGCACCTGCGCGCTGCTCAAGCACCCGTGGGTCGTCTGGCTGATCATCGCGCTGCACGTGGTGATGGTCGCCGGCATCGTCCTGATGACGGCCCTGGGCGCGGTCGGCATCATGTTCAGCCTGGTCTGGGCCTACCTGCTGTGGCTGCGCCACGACGTCACCAAGCGCATGGCCGAGGGCCGCCTGCCCAGCCAGCAGCAGGCCGCCCAGGCCCAGGCCGAGCAGGCGGCAGCCTGGAAGTCCGGCGAACAGCCGAAGCCTTAG
- the folC gene encoding bifunctional tetrahydrofolate synthase/dihydrofolate synthase produces MSFEPGALGILSVVEAELDKRWPETKIEPSLDRIRALVDVLGEPQKAYPVIHVGGTNGKTSTARMVEALLTRVGLRTGRYTSPHLQLATERISVDGAPISPEQYVEAYRDVKPYVSIVDSRGDVPMSKFEVLTGMAFAAFAETPVDVAVVEVGLGGSWDATNVADGRVAVITPIGIDHVEFLGDDLAGIAEEKAGIIKPGSTVVLAQQRPEAEQALLRRVAEVDATVARQGSEFLVLRRDVAVGGQMLTLQGLGGVYDEVFLPLHGAHQAANASLALAAVEAFFGAGPQRQLDVEAVREAFAGVESPGRLERLRAAPAVLVDAAHNPHGAEALAKALDEEFGFRRLIAVVGVMSDKDAVGILTALEPRVAEVVLTQNSSPRAMDADHLAGVALPIFGEDRIVVQPNLADAIEDAVRMAEDTEDGLVSGGGVIVTGSVVTAGQARALFGKEPA; encoded by the coding sequence ATGTCGTTCGAACCGGGGGCGCTCGGCATCCTCAGCGTGGTCGAGGCGGAGCTGGACAAGCGCTGGCCCGAGACCAAGATCGAGCCGAGCCTCGACCGGATCAGGGCGCTGGTCGACGTGCTGGGCGAGCCGCAGAAGGCCTACCCGGTGATCCACGTCGGCGGCACCAACGGCAAGACGTCGACCGCGCGCATGGTCGAGGCGCTGCTCACGCGCGTCGGCCTGCGCACCGGCCGCTACACCAGCCCGCACCTCCAGCTGGCCACCGAGCGGATCAGCGTCGACGGGGCGCCGATCAGCCCGGAGCAGTACGTCGAGGCGTACCGGGACGTGAAGCCGTACGTGTCCATCGTGGACTCGCGCGGCGACGTGCCGATGAGCAAGTTCGAGGTGCTCACCGGCATGGCGTTCGCGGCGTTCGCGGAGACGCCGGTCGACGTGGCCGTGGTCGAGGTCGGCCTCGGCGGCTCCTGGGACGCCACGAACGTGGCCGACGGGCGGGTCGCCGTGATCACCCCGATCGGGATCGACCACGTCGAGTTCCTCGGCGACGACCTGGCGGGCATCGCGGAGGAGAAGGCCGGGATCATCAAGCCCGGTTCCACCGTCGTGCTCGCGCAGCAGCGGCCGGAGGCCGAGCAGGCGCTGCTGCGCCGGGTCGCCGAGGTCGACGCGACGGTGGCGCGGCAGGGCTCGGAGTTCCTGGTGCTGCGGCGCGACGTCGCGGTCGGCGGCCAGATGCTCACGCTGCAGGGCCTGGGCGGTGTGTACGACGAGGTGTTCCTGCCGCTGCACGGCGCGCACCAGGCGGCCAACGCGTCGCTGGCGCTCGCCGCCGTCGAGGCGTTCTTCGGCGCGGGGCCGCAGCGGCAGCTCGACGTGGAGGCGGTGCGCGAGGCGTTCGCGGGCGTCGAGTCGCCGGGCAGGCTGGAGCGGCTGCGCGCCGCGCCCGCCGTGCTGGTCGACGCCGCGCACAACCCGCACGGCGCCGAGGCGCTGGCGAAGGCGCTCGACGAGGAGTTCGGCTTCCGCAGGCTCATCGCGGTCGTCGGCGTCATGTCCGACAAGGACGCCGTCGGCATCCTGACCGCGCTGGAGCCGAGGGTGGCCGAGGTCGTGCTGACCCAGAACTCCTCGCCGAGGGCCATGGACGCCGATCACCTGGCGGGCGTGGCGCTGCCGATCTTCGGCGAGGACCGCATCGTCGTGCAGCCGAACCTGGCCGACGCGATCGAGGACGCGGTCCGCATGGCGGAGGACACCGAGGACGGCCTGGTGTCCGGCGGAGGCGTCATCGTGACCGGCTCCGTGGTGACGGCGGGCCAGGCCCGCGCCCTGTTCGGGAAGGAACCGGCATGA